CGTGCGCAGCCGGGCCTGGATGCCGATGCTGGCGAGGTTCTCGACGTAGGGCTGCAGGATGCGCTCAAGGTTCGGGTTCACCAGCAGGATTTCGAAGCTCAGGGGCTGGCTGTCGGCGTTCAGCAGGCGCTGGCCGTTGAGGCTCCAACCGGCTTCCTTCAATAACCCCAAGGCTTTGCGCAGGGTTTCCGGGGAATGCCGCGACCGTCGGTCGTGGGCAAGCTGAAGGGGTCGGTGAGCAGCTTGGGCGGCAATTGTTCGCGGTACGGCTTGAGCAGCAGCCATTCATGGCCCACCGGCAGGCCGGTGGCGGAAAACTCGCTGTTGGGGTAGTAACTGAGGGTGCGCTTGTAGGCGCCGCTGAACAGGGTGCGGTTGGTCCACTCGAAATCGAACATCAACCCCAGGGCTTCCCGTACCTTGACCTCGGCAAACGTGCCGCGCCGGGTGTTCATGAACAGGCCTTGGGTCTGGGTCGGGATCTGGTGGGGAATCTGCGCCTTGATCACGTCGCCGCGCTTGATCGCCGGAAAGTCATAGCCGTTGGTCCAGTTCTTGGCCTGGTGTTCGATGTAGATGTCGAACTCACCGGCCTTGAAGGCTTCGAAGGCCACTTCGCTGTCACGATAGAACTCTACGTCCATGCGGTCGACGTTGTACTTGCCGCGATTGACCGGCAGGTCCTTGCCCCAGTAATCCTTGACCCGCTCGAACACCAATTGGCGGCCAGGCTGCACTTTGGTGATGCGATAAGGCCCGCTGCCCAGGGGCGGTTCGAAGGTCGTCGCCTTGAAATCGCGGCCTTTCCAGTAATGCTGGGGCAGCACCGGCAGTTCCCCCAGGCGCAGGATCAGCAGCGGATTGCCCGCGCGCTTGAAGACAAAGCGGATTCTCAGCGGGTTGAGAATGTCGACCCGTAGCACTTCCTGCAAGTTGGTGCGGTATTGCGGGTGGCCTTCCTTGAGCAGCGTCCTGTAGGAGAACGCCACGTCATAGGCGGTGATGGGCACGCCATCGTGGAACCGCGCTTCGGGGCGCAGGTTGAACACCACCCAGCTGCGGTCTTCGCTGTATTCCACCGATTGGGCGATCAGGCCGTAGCTGGACGTCGGTTCATCACCGGACGGTGCGTACTGGCCAGTGCCGACCATCAGCGGCTCGTTCAGCTCATTGATGCCGTATTGCAGGAAATTGGGCGTGGAAACCGGGCTGCTGCCCTTGAACGTGTAGGGATTGAGGGTATCGAAGGTGCCAAATGCCATGACCCGCAAGACTCCGCCCTTGGGCGCTTGCGGGTTGACCCAGTCGAAGTGGGTGAACTTGGCCGGGTACTTGAGCGTGCCGAACTGCGCATAGCCATGGCTTTCGCTGATGGCTGCGCTGGCGGGAGAGCTCAAGGCCAGGCTGATCAGGAGCAAGAGGAGGGGACGTATCAAGTCTGAGATCCGATCCAGGCGGCTTGGGCTTATATGGCCTGTACAGTAACAGCTTGTATCGGCAGGAAAAAGGCGGGGCTTGTGTAGGCAGCGATACATCGGCAGCAGGCTGTTGTGGCGAGGGGATTTATCCCCGTTGGGCTGCGAAGCAACCCCTTGGATCAATCTGATTCAGCGCGTCGTCAGGTTCGAGGGGCGCTTCACGCCCCAGCGGGGATAAATCCCCTCGCCACAACAAGCGCCTCGCCAAAGCCTGCGTGATCAGTGCGGGGAGTAGACCGTCAGCATCTGCCCTGGCTTGAGTGCCTTGCCCATCCGCGGGTTCCAGCGCTTGAGGTGCTGCATTTCCACGTTGAAGCGCTTGGCGACGACGTACAGCGAATCACCTTGCTTGACCTTGTATTGGGTCTGCTTGTTCTGATCCTTGCTATTGGCGGCCACCACGGTGCTGATGCGCTTGCCATTGGCCTTGCTGGCCTTGGCGTCCTGCATCACCAGGGTCTGGCCGACCTTGAGATTGCTGCCGCTGAGTTTGTTCCAGCGTTGCAGGTCTTTGGTCTGGACGTTGTTTGCCTTGGCGATCTGGGCCAGGTTCTCGCCGCGCTTGACGCGGTAGGTGCGCCTGGCGCCTTCCACTTCGCTGTCGTCGACGTTCTCGAAGACCGGTTTGAGCGAACGCTGGCTGATCAGCTCTTCCGGGCGCATGGTCGACAGGCTGGCGGTCAGCAACTGGGCCTTGGAGGTGGGTACCAGCAGGTGCTGGGGGCCGTCGATGGTGGTGCGCTGCTTGAACGCCGGGTTGAGCTGGAACAGCTCGTCTTCGTCGATGTTGGCCACCGCCGCGACCTTGGACAGGTCCATGCGCTGGTTGATCTCGACAACCTGGAAATAGGGTTCGTTGGCGATTGGGTTGAGGTTCACGCCATAGGCCTCGGGCGAGAGCACCACCTGGGACAGCGCCAGCAACTTCGGCACATAGGCCTGGGTTTCGCTGGGCAGCGGCAGGTTCCAGTAGTCGGTGGGCAGGCCAAGCTTCTCGTTGCGCTCGATGGCGCGGCTGACCGTGCCTTCGCCGGCATTGTAGGCCGCCAGTGCCAGCAACCAGTCGCCGTTGAACATGTCGTGCAGGCGTGTCAGGTAGTCCAGGGCGGCGGTGGTGGAGGCGGTGATATCGCGACGCCCGTCATAGAAGCGGGTCTGGCGCAGGTTGAAGTAACGCCCCGTGGACGGGATGAATTGCCATAGGCCCACTGCGTTGGCCCGGGAATAGGCCATGGGGTTGTAGGCACTCTCGATCACCGGCAGCAACGCCAGCTCCAGCGGCATGTTGCGCTCTTCGAGGCGTTCGACGATGTAATGGATGTACAGGCTGCCGCGTTCGCCGGCGCTTTCCATGACCGAAGGGTTGCTGGCGAACCACAGTCGCTGTTGCTCGATGCGCGGGTTGACGCCGGCTGTTTCCTGCAGTTGGAAACCTTGGCGCATGCGCTCCCAGACGTCCTGGGGCACTTGGGGGCTGGGTTTCTCAGTGAGCCATACCGGCTTCTGTTTGGCGCGAGCGGCGATATTGGGCGTGTGCGCCGCGTCGGTCTGCGGTAGCTGGCTCGTGCTCTGGCAGCCCGCCAATGTGGCGGACACGGCCACCGCGATGGCTTGAGCCAAGCGGGTCAATGTGTCTGACTGGACGGACCTGCGTATAGATGACGACATTGGCTGGAAGTAAGTTCCGGGCAAAAATGTCGGCCGATTCTAGGAAGCGCACCCCAACAGGTCAACCTTTCAGAATTTTTGTATCAATCGATAGCTGCCTTAGAACGTATCTTTCCAAGCCCTCAAGGCCGCAAAAACCTCACTCGGCGTCTGGTTTCGCTGGCCGTTCCGTTCGTCTGCTTTTTGTTTAACGGATGTTTCAGTCGTGCGCAGGAACGGATTGGTGAGTTTTTCCAGGGCCAGGGTCGAGGGCAGCGTCATGATGCCTTCGCTGCGTTGGTGGCTGACTTTTTCCAGGCGGGCGGCGATGTCCGGGTTGCCGGGTTCCACGGCGGCCGCGAACTTCAGATTGCTGAGGGTATATTCATGGGTGCAGTAGACCAGCGTATCTTCAGGCAGGGCGGCGAGGCGACCGAGCGACTGGTGCATTTGCGCAGGCGTGCCTTCGAAGAGCCGGCCGCAACCGGCGGCGAACAGGGTGTCGCCACAGAACAGCAGGCCATGGTGGTAATAGGCGATGTGCCCCAGGGTATGGCCCGGCACGGCGTAGACATCAAAGTCCCAGCCGAGCACGCTGATCTTGTCGTTGTCATGCAGGGCCTTGTCCCGCGCCGGGATGTTTTCACTGGCCGGCCCATGGACGGTGGCGTTCGTCGCATTCTTCAGCGCCTGGACGCCGCCGACATGATCATGGTGATGGTGGGTGATCAAGATGTCGCTCAGGACCCAGCCCGGATGGGCCTCGAGCCACGCCTGCACCGGTGCGGCGTCACCTGGGTCGACCACGGCGCAGCGCTGGGTGGCGTGGTCCTGTAACAACCAGATGTAGTTATCGGTGAATGCGGGCAGGGCACTGATCTGTATCATCGTGGAATTCGCCAAGCGGAAAACAAAGGCGCATCTTAGAACTTCCTGACGCGTTGGAGAATGCAATGACCGATGAAGCGTTCGCTCAGGCTGATCCTGACTGGCTGGCGTTGATCAGCGCCGCCCGTGAATGGCTGTCCGGCCCTGTCGGGCAATTTTTGCTGGAAGAAGAACGGCGCATGCTCGAAGACGAGTTGGGCCGGTTCTTCGGCGGCTATCTGGTGCACTACGGCCCCTCGGCGCAAACGCCGCCGTCGGCGCCGCAAGTCCAGCGCAACGTGCGCTTGGGGGCGCCGTTGCCCGGGGTGGAAATCGTCTGCGAGGAGCAGGCCTGGCCGCTGAGCGAACATGCCGCCGACGTGGTAGTCATGCAGCACGGCCTGGATTTCTGCCTGTCGCCCCACGGTTTGTTGCGTGAAGCCGCCAGCAGCGTGCGCCCCGGCGGGCACCTGGTGATCATCGGTATCAACCCCTGGAGCGCTTGGGGCTTGCGTCATGTGTTTGCCCACGACGCCTTGCGCCAGGCC
The sequence above is drawn from the Pseudomonas sp. St316 genome and encodes:
- a CDS encoding transglycosylase SLT domain-containing protein translates to MSSSIRRSVQSDTLTRLAQAIAVAVSATLAGCQSTSQLPQTDAAHTPNIAARAKQKPVWLTEKPSPQVPQDVWERMRQGFQLQETAGVNPRIEQQRLWFASNPSVMESAGERGSLYIHYIVERLEERNMPLELALLPVIESAYNPMAYSRANAVGLWQFIPSTGRYFNLRQTRFYDGRRDITASTTAALDYLTRLHDMFNGDWLLALAAYNAGEGTVSRAIERNEKLGLPTDYWNLPLPSETQAYVPKLLALSQVVLSPEAYGVNLNPIANEPYFQVVEINQRMDLSKVAAVANIDEDELFQLNPAFKQRTTIDGPQHLLVPTSKAQLLTASLSTMRPEELISQRSLKPVFENVDDSEVEGARRTYRVKRGENLAQIAKANNVQTKDLQRWNKLSGSNLKVGQTLVMQDAKASKANGKRISTVVAANSKDQNKQTQYKVKQGDSLYVVAKRFNVEMQHLKRWNPRMGKALKPGQMLTVYSPH
- the gloB gene encoding hydroxyacylglutathione hydrolase, which encodes MIQISALPAFTDNYIWLLQDHATQRCAVVDPGDAAPVQAWLEAHPGWVLSDILITHHHHDHVGGVQALKNATNATVHGPASENIPARDKALHDNDKISVLGWDFDVYAVPGHTLGHIAYYHHGLLFCGDTLFAAGCGRLFEGTPAQMHQSLGRLAALPEDTLVYCTHEYTLSNLKFAAAVEPGNPDIAARLEKVSHQRSEGIMTLPSTLALEKLTNPFLRTTETSVKQKADERNGQRNQTPSEVFAALRAWKDTF
- a CDS encoding methyltransferase domain-containing protein codes for the protein MTDEAFAQADPDWLALISAAREWLSGPVGQFLLEEERRMLEDELGRFFGGYLVHYGPSAQTPPSAPQVQRNVRLGAPLPGVEIVCEEQAWPLSEHAADVVVMQHGLDFCLSPHGLLREAASSVRPGGHLVIIGINPWSAWGLRHVFAHDALRQARCISASRVGDWLNLLGFALEKRRFGCYRPPLASPKWQARLAGWERKAGDWQLSGGGFYLLVARKIAVGLRPVRQARREPMGKLIPLPMAKVNRRHIEP